The following are from one region of the Stenotrophomonas lactitubi genome:
- a CDS encoding YqcC family protein, producing MGWLDALRRPRAEDPRAALVAPIEQALRALGWVVGEVGLPRAVTSAFGSDDGMSFEQWLGQVFLPRLHEARADGQWPPRSNVAAAAYRNLDGQPGVEPLLRLLAQLDELINKGIHAVRG from the coding sequence ATGGGCTGGCTGGATGCCCTGCGCCGGCCGCGTGCGGAAGACCCGCGCGCGGCTCTGGTGGCCCCGATCGAGCAGGCGCTGCGCGCGCTGGGCTGGGTCGTGGGTGAAGTGGGGCTACCGCGTGCGGTGACCTCGGCCTTCGGCAGCGACGATGGCATGTCGTTCGAGCAGTGGCTGGGGCAGGTATTCCTGCCGCGTCTGCACGAGGCCCGCGCTGATGGCCAGTGGCCGCCGCGCAGCAACGTGGCAGCGGCGGCATATCGCAATCTTGATGGCCAGCCTGGCGTCGAGCCGTTGCTGCGCTTGCTGGCGCAGCTGGATGAACTGATCAACAAAGGCATCCACGCCGTGCGTGGATAA
- a CDS encoding GGDEF domain-containing protein translates to MLVVLALMFVICHGVVVAFWPGTAGGGSFVFLTAAPLLAAAACLWRGQRDRAALGWRATAIALLLWAGGMAFNMADALGAGRSDITPRASLLLYVLYGVPLVFILARARRERRMISLIDGVMAALLGVLFFVHTQSFADRIDIDDQAMAHMQRMFDIQNLCIAGFAVVRWVAGDAPERRSFYRALALYALSYLLLAFYINHYTSEQSFGAYNDLLIDLPFLLLAVLALRQAPAPGFVLHPRLLRLVQAGGPIILPLLLLVVGTLVVDHARPLAVTGFVVATLGFGLRSTLLQIDLLERQAGLDQLARQDGLTGVANRRQFDTLLLAEWNRARRSGSEMALLLVDIDHFKAFNDQHGHPAGDRCLQAVAAVLQATAGRAADSVARYGGEEFAVIVPGSPLSGVLALAERLREAVEALPLPEGPVSISVGVGYLHPPALASAEQLLADADAGLYAAKRAGRNRVILHAHVLDDHGGAHDTLDC, encoded by the coding sequence ATGCTGGTTGTGCTGGCGCTGATGTTCGTGATCTGCCATGGCGTGGTCGTGGCGTTCTGGCCGGGTACGGCCGGTGGGGGATCGTTCGTGTTCCTGACCGCGGCGCCTCTGCTGGCCGCCGCGGCCTGCCTGTGGCGTGGCCAGCGCGACCGCGCTGCACTGGGCTGGCGGGCCACTGCAATCGCGCTGCTGCTCTGGGCCGGTGGCATGGCCTTCAACATGGCCGACGCACTGGGGGCCGGACGGTCCGACATCACCCCGCGCGCCAGCCTGCTGTTGTATGTGCTGTACGGCGTGCCGCTGGTGTTCATCCTGGCCCGCGCCCGTCGCGAACGCCGGATGATCAGCCTGATCGACGGCGTGATGGCCGCGCTGCTGGGCGTGCTGTTCTTCGTGCATACCCAGTCCTTCGCCGACCGCATCGACATCGATGACCAGGCGATGGCCCACATGCAGCGCATGTTCGACATCCAGAACCTGTGCATCGCCGGCTTCGCGGTGGTGCGCTGGGTCGCCGGCGACGCGCCTGAACGGCGCAGCTTCTACCGCGCGCTGGCGCTGTACGCATTGTCATATCTGCTGCTGGCGTTCTACATCAATCACTACACCTCCGAACAGTCGTTCGGCGCCTACAACGATCTGTTGATCGACCTGCCGTTCCTGCTGTTGGCGGTACTGGCGCTGCGTCAGGCACCTGCGCCGGGCTTCGTGCTGCATCCCCGCCTGCTGCGATTGGTGCAGGCGGGTGGGCCGATCATCCTGCCCTTGCTGCTGCTGGTGGTCGGCACTCTGGTGGTGGATCACGCGCGGCCTTTGGCCGTGACTGGCTTCGTGGTGGCGACACTGGGCTTCGGCCTGCGCAGCACCCTGCTGCAGATCGACCTGCTGGAACGGCAGGCGGGTCTTGATCAGCTGGCGCGGCAGGATGGCCTGACCGGCGTCGCCAATCGCCGTCAGTTCGATACGCTGCTGCTGGCCGAATGGAACCGTGCGCGCCGCAGCGGCAGCGAAATGGCGTTGCTGCTGGTGGATATCGACCATTTCAAGGCATTCAACGACCAGCACGGTCATCCCGCCGGCGACCGCTGCCTGCAGGCGGTGGCTGCGGTGCTGCAGGCCACCGCCGGGCGCGCGGCCGACAGCGTGGCGCGCTATGGCGGTGAGGAGTTCGCGGTGATCGTGCCCGGCAGCCCGCTGTCGGGTGTGCTGGCACTGGCCGAGCGCCTGCGCGAGGCGGTGGAAGCATTGCCGCTGCCGGAAGGCCCGGTCAGCATCAGCGTGGGTGTGGGCTACCTGCATCCGCCGGCGCTGGCCAGCGCCGAACAGCTGCTGGCCGATGCCGATGCGGGCCTGTACGCGGCCAAGCGTGCAGGCCGTAACCGGGTGATCCTGCACGCGCACGTGCTGGACGACCACGGGGGCGCGCACGACACGCTGGACTGTTAG
- the fghA gene encoding S-formylglutathione hydrolase encodes MERIEHRACAGGWQDVYRHHSTTLGCDMQFAVYLPPQAASQKLPVLYWLSGLTCTEQNFITKAGAQRYAAEHGVIIVAPDTSPRGDDVADAEGYDLGKGAGFYLNATRAPWAKHYRMHDYVAQELPALIEANFPATDARGISGHSMGGHGALVIALRNPGRYRSVSAFSPIVAPSHVPWGQKAFTAYLGDNPADWSQWDACQLVANAGERLPLLVDQGEGDEFLHTQLQPQRLQQACQAAGHPLSLRLQPGYDHSYYFIASFIGEHIAHHARALKA; translated from the coding sequence ATGGAACGCATCGAACACCGCGCCTGTGCCGGCGGTTGGCAGGACGTCTATCGCCATCACTCCACCACGCTGGGCTGCGACATGCAGTTCGCCGTATACCTGCCGCCGCAGGCCGCCAGCCAGAAGCTGCCGGTGCTGTACTGGCTGAGCGGGCTGACCTGCACCGAGCAGAATTTCATCACCAAGGCTGGGGCTCAGCGCTACGCGGCCGAGCACGGCGTGATCATCGTCGCCCCGGACACCAGTCCGCGCGGCGATGACGTGGCCGATGCCGAGGGCTATGACCTCGGCAAGGGCGCGGGCTTCTATCTCAACGCCACCCGTGCGCCGTGGGCGAAGCACTACCGCATGCACGACTACGTCGCGCAGGAACTGCCGGCGCTGATCGAAGCGAACTTCCCGGCTACCGATGCGCGGGGCATCAGCGGCCATTCGATGGGCGGCCACGGTGCACTGGTGATCGCGCTGCGCAACCCGGGCCGTTACCGCAGCGTGTCGGCGTTCTCGCCGATCGTCGCGCCCAGTCACGTGCCGTGGGGACAGAAGGCGTTCACCGCCTACCTCGGTGACAACCCGGCCGATTGGTCGCAGTGGGATGCCTGCCAGCTTGTGGCCAACGCCGGAGAGCGCCTGCCGCTGCTGGTCGACCAGGGCGAGGGCGATGAGTTCCTGCACACCCAGCTGCAGCCGCAGCGCCTGCAGCAGGCCTGCCAAGCGGCCGGCCATCCGCTGAGCCTGCGCCTGCAGCCGGGCTACGACCACAGCTACTACTTCATCGCCAGCTTCATCGGCGAGCACATCGCCCACCACGCGCGCGCACTGAAGGCCTGA
- a CDS encoding PA4780 family RIO1-like protein kinase, which produces MKTPEGLRALIDDGVIDEVLRPLKSGKEAAVYVVRSGNEVRCAKVYKDMAQRSFQQRVQYQEGRKVRGSREARAVGKASKYGRKQQETAWKNTEVDSLYLLRDAGVRVPEPYGYFHGVLVMELVTDADGFSAARLGEVELEPEQARQFHQTLVRQVVRMLCCGLIHGDLSPYNVLVGPDGPVVIDFPQVVSAGGNNAARSMLLRDVNNLTAYLGRFAPELLDSWYGEEMWALFEAGSLLPDSELTGTFVHDESTVDLDSVRHAINDAREEALIRQQGREAAEEDDDV; this is translated from the coding sequence GTGAAAACCCCCGAAGGACTGCGCGCGCTGATCGACGACGGCGTGATCGATGAAGTGCTACGCCCGCTCAAGAGCGGCAAGGAAGCGGCCGTGTACGTGGTACGCAGCGGCAACGAGGTGCGCTGCGCGAAGGTCTACAAGGACATGGCCCAGCGCAGCTTCCAGCAGCGCGTGCAGTACCAGGAAGGCCGCAAGGTGCGCGGCAGCCGTGAGGCGCGTGCGGTGGGCAAGGCCAGCAAGTACGGCCGCAAGCAGCAGGAAACGGCCTGGAAGAACACCGAGGTGGACTCGCTGTACCTGCTGCGTGATGCCGGCGTGCGCGTGCCCGAGCCATACGGCTACTTCCACGGCGTGCTGGTGATGGAGCTGGTCACCGATGCCGACGGTTTCTCCGCCGCCCGCCTGGGCGAAGTGGAACTGGAGCCCGAACAGGCCCGCCAGTTCCACCAGACCCTGGTCCGGCAGGTGGTGCGCATGCTGTGCTGCGGCCTGATCCATGGCGATCTCTCGCCGTACAACGTGCTGGTCGGTCCCGATGGCCCGGTGGTGATCGATTTCCCCCAGGTGGTCAGTGCAGGCGGCAACAACGCCGCGCGCAGCATGCTGCTGCGGGACGTCAACAACCTCACCGCCTACTTGGGCCGTTTCGCCCCTGAACTGCTGGACAGCTGGTATGGCGAGGAAATGTGGGCGCTGTTCGAGGCTGGCAGCCTGCTGCCGGACAGCGAGCTCACCGGCACCTTTGTGCACGATGAATCTACCGTCGACCTCGACAGCGTGCGCCACGCCATCAACGATGCGCGCGAAGAAGCCCTGATCCGCCAGCAGGGCCGTGAAGCGGCGGAAGAAGACGACGACGTATAA
- the frmR gene encoding formaldehyde-responsive transcriptional repressor FrmR, with amino-acid sequence MPHSPEEKKKVLARVRRIRGQCDALDRALEAGADCGPVLQQIAAIRGAVNGLMSEVMEAHLREEFGQPAASDEQRAERVRDMSALIRSYLK; translated from the coding sequence ATGCCGCACTCCCCCGAAGAAAAAAAGAAGGTTCTCGCCCGCGTACGCCGCATCCGCGGCCAGTGCGATGCGCTGGACCGCGCGCTGGAAGCCGGCGCCGACTGCGGGCCGGTGCTGCAGCAGATCGCCGCCATCCGCGGGGCGGTCAACGGCCTGATGTCCGAAGTGATGGAAGCGCACCTGCGCGAGGAGTTCGGCCAGCCCGCTGCGTCCGATGAACAACGCGCCGAACGCGTGCGCGACATGAGCGCGTTGATCCGCTCGTACCTGAAATGA
- a CDS encoding universal stress protein — MFNTLLVALDGGPQHDRVLDLAAAMAGPRSRLHLLCVLDPEFALAADATDADRREYPAAARQQAHAEAVLADALAELRERGVDAIAQLPSGDPGEVISAQARRLQCDLIVIGHRHLSRLQHLFEPSVGQWTIDHAPCPVLVETRDP; from the coding sequence ATGTTCAACACCCTGCTGGTCGCACTTGATGGCGGCCCCCAGCACGACCGCGTGCTGGACCTGGCCGCCGCCATGGCCGGCCCTCGCAGCCGCCTGCACCTGCTGTGCGTTCTCGATCCCGAATTCGCGCTGGCAGCGGATGCCACTGATGCCGACCGCCGCGAATATCCCGCCGCCGCCCGGCAGCAGGCACATGCCGAAGCCGTGCTGGCCGACGCCCTGGCCGAGCTGCGCGAGCGCGGCGTGGACGCCATCGCACAACTACCGTCCGGCGACCCGGGCGAAGTGATCAGCGCGCAGGCGCGCCGCCTGCAGTGCGACCTGATCGTCATCGGCCACCGCCATCTGTCACGCCTGCAGCATCTATTCGAACCCTCGGTCGGGCAATGGACCATCGACCATGCGCCATGCCCGGTGCTGGTGGAAACCCGCGATCCGTAG
- a CDS encoding S-(hydroxymethyl)glutathione dehydrogenase/class III alcohol dehydrogenase, with translation MKSRAAVAFGPGQPLQIVEIDVAPPKQGEVLVKITHTGVCHTDAFTLSGDDPEGLFPVVLGHEGAGIVVEVGEGVTSVKPGDHVIPLYTAECGECLFCKSGKTNLCVSVRATQGKGVMPDGTSRFSYNGEPIYHYMGCSTFSEYTVVAEVSLAKINPDANPEHVCLLGCGVTTGIGAVHNTAKVQEGDSVAVFGLGGIGLAVIQGARQAKAGRIIAVDTNPSKFDLAREFGATDCINPKDHDKPIQQVIVEMTTWGVDHSFECIGNVNVMRAALECAHRGWGQSVVIGVAGSGQEISTRPFQLVTGRKWMGTAFGGVKGRSQLPGMVEDAMKGDIELAPFVTHTMDLDKINEAFDLMHEGKSIRSVVHY, from the coding sequence ATGAAATCCCGTGCCGCCGTCGCCTTTGGTCCCGGCCAGCCGCTGCAGATCGTCGAGATCGACGTCGCCCCGCCGAAGCAGGGCGAAGTGCTGGTCAAGATCACCCACACCGGTGTCTGCCACACCGATGCGTTCACCCTGTCCGGCGATGATCCGGAAGGCCTGTTCCCGGTGGTGCTGGGCCATGAAGGTGCCGGCATCGTGGTGGAAGTGGGCGAGGGCGTGACCAGCGTGAAGCCGGGCGACCACGTGATTCCGCTGTACACCGCCGAGTGTGGTGAATGCCTGTTCTGCAAGAGCGGCAAGACCAACCTGTGCGTGTCGGTGCGTGCCACCCAGGGCAAGGGCGTGATGCCCGATGGCACCAGCCGATTCAGCTACAACGGCGAGCCGATCTACCACTACATGGGCTGCTCGACCTTCAGCGAATACACCGTCGTTGCCGAGGTATCGCTGGCGAAGATCAACCCGGATGCGAACCCGGAGCATGTCTGCCTGCTCGGCTGTGGCGTCACCACCGGCATAGGTGCAGTACACAACACCGCCAAGGTGCAGGAAGGCGACAGCGTGGCCGTGTTCGGCCTGGGCGGTATCGGCCTGGCCGTGATCCAGGGCGCGCGCCAAGCCAAGGCCGGCCGCATCATCGCGGTGGATACCAATCCGTCCAAGTTTGATCTGGCCCGCGAATTCGGCGCCACCGACTGCATCAACCCGAAGGATCATGACAAGCCGATCCAGCAGGTCATTGTTGAAATGACCACCTGGGGCGTGGACCACAGCTTCGAGTGCATCGGCAACGTCAACGTGATGCGTGCGGCGCTGGAATGCGCGCACCGCGGCTGGGGCCAGAGCGTGGTGATCGGCGTAGCCGGTTCGGGCCAGGAGATCTCCACCCGTCCGTTCCAGCTGGTCACCGGCCGCAAGTGGATGGGTACCGCGTTTGGCGGCGTGAAGGGTCGCAGCCAGCTGCCGGGCATGGTCGAAGACGCGATGAAGGGCGATATCGAGCTGGCGCCGTTCGTCACCCACACCATGGACCTGGACAAGATCAACGAAGCTTTCGACCTGATGCATGAAGGCAAGTCGATCCGTTCGGTGGTCCATTACTGA